The genomic segment TAGATCTTGGTGATGCTGTTATTTCTGATAAAGATTTCCCTGCGATTGAAAAGAAATTTTTAGAGATTGCACGTGGAAAACACGAATTTTCGATTCGTTCTATTTCTAAAGCGGATGCTTTGTCTTTATATAAAAAAGAAAATAATGAGTATAAAATTGAGTTGATTGAAAACTTGACTGATGGAGATATTACTTTTTGCGACCACAGCAATTTTACCGATTTATGTAGAGGAGGCCATATTCCAAACACTGGAATTATAAAAGCCGTTAAAATAATGAGTGTTGCTGGTGCTTATTGGCGAGGTGACGAAAAGAATAATCAGTTGACGCGTGTTTACGGAATTAGTTTTCCGAAGCAAAAAATGCTTACTGAATATTTAGAGATATTAGAAGAAGCTAAAAAGAGAGATCATAGAAAGTTAGGAAAAGAATTAGAATTGTTTACTTTTTCGCAAAAAGTGGGTGCTGGTTTGCCTTTGTGGTTACCAAAAGGTGCTGCGTTGCGTGCTCGATTGGAAGATTTCTTAAAAGCAGCACAGAAAAAAGCGGGTTACGAAATGGTAATGACGCCTCATATTGGTCAGAAAGAATTATATGTTACTTCTGGGCACTATGAAAAATATGGTGAAGACAGTTTTCAGGCAATTAAAACTCCGAAAATGGATGAAGAGTTTTTATTAAAGCCAATGAATTGCCCACACCATTGTGAGGTTTACAATTTTAAACCTTATTCTTATAAAGATTTACCAAAACGTTTTGCAGAATTTGGAACGGTCTATAGATATGAGCAAAGTGGAGAGTTACATGGTTTAACACGTGTTCGAGGATTTACACAAGATGATGCGCATATTTTTTGTACTCCAGAACAATTAGATCAGGAATTTAAAGATGTTATTGATTTAGTTTTATATGTTTTCGGTTCTTTAGGTTTTGAAGATTTTACTGCTCAAGTTTCAATTAGAGACAAAAGCAATCCTGATAAATATATAGGAGACACAGAAACCTGGGAAATTGCGGAACAAGCAATTATAAATGCAGCAACTGATAAAGGTTTAGATTTTGTGATTGAAGAAGGTGAAGCTGCCTTTTATGGACCTAAATTAGACTTTATGGTAAAGGACGCCTTAGGCAGAAGCTGGCAGTTAGGAACCATTCAAGTTGATTATAACTTACCAAAACGTTTCGATTTAACCTATACTGGTTCCGATAATCAATCTCACAGACCTGTAATGATTCACAGAGCGCCATTTGGTTCTATGGAGCGTTTTATTGCAGTATTGCTAGAACATACAGGTGGAAATTTCCCACTTTGGTTAACACCAGATCAAGTTATCTTATTGCCAATCAGCGATAAATATCAAAAATATTCAGAAAAAGTTTTAGAATCGTTAGAAAATTCCGAAATTCGCGCCCTCGTAGATAACCGAAGTGAAAAAACTGGACGTAAAATACGGGATGCAGAAGTTGGCAAAATTCCATTTATGGTAATTGTTGGTGAAAAAGAAGCCCAAGATGGCACAGTTTCTGTGAGAAAACATGGCGAAGGAGATATTGGAACATTTACCATTGAAGAATTTATTTCTTTAATTAAAGCCGAAGAAAGTAAAACATTGAAGAAATTTTAATTAATTTTGAAATTCAATAAAAAATAATAAAGGTTGGAAAACAACCATAAGTTAAATTTAAAAATTTTAAGTCATAGCAATACGTAGAAGTAGGTCGAGAAGACCGTTAAGAGTAATCAAAGAAGATCAACATAGGATTAATGAAAAAATAAAATATGTTGACGAAGTTCGTCTCGTGGGCGATAATGTGGAAGTTGGTGTATATCCTTTAGATAAAGCTAAAGAATTGGCCAAAGAACAGGAGTTAGATTTGGTAGAAATTTCACCAAAAGCGAAACCCCCTGTTTGTAAAATTATTGATTACAAGAAATTCTTGTATGAGCAGAAAAAACGTGAGAAAGCATTAAAATCTAAAGCCACAAAAGTGACTATTAAAGAGATTCGTTTTGGACCTCAAACAGATGAGCACGATTACGAATTCAAGAAAAAACATGCCATAAAATTCTTACAAGATGGTGCTAAGTTAAAAGCATTTGTTTTCTTTAAAGGACGTTCGATTATCTTTAAAGAACAAGGGCAAATTCTTTTGTTGAAATTAGCGCAAGAGTTAGAAGAATATGGTAAGGTAGAGCAGTTACCAAAATTAGAAGGTAAACGTATGATTATGTTTATTGCTCCTAAAAAAGTAAAATAAAATTTAAAACAACCCTTTTACAAGTTAATTTGGATTATTTTAAATTAAAACACCTACAAAGTTTTTAATACTGAATCAAACTCAGCACAAGAAACTCTTAGGATATAAAGAATACTGAATACGTTTTAGATACTGAAACAAGTTCAGCATAAAAGTTTATAAGCAAGATAAAAACGAAGGAGAAATGCCTAAAATGAAAACCAAATCTAGCGCCAAAAAACGATTTAAAGTTACTGGTACTGGAAAAATTAAAAGAAAGCACGCGTTTAAAAGTCACATTTTAACAAAGAAGTCTAAAAAACGTAAATTAAAGTTAACTCACGATACTTTGGTACACAAAGCAGACGAGTCTAACATTAAGCAACAGTTAAACTTAAAATAAGTTTTAAGTTTAATAAGGGAATTTAATTATTAACCATGGAGTTAGGCAAATAAAAGAATTTTAAGTTATAAGTTTTAAGTTATGAGTTTCAGTCTAAAATAACTAACAACTAAAACCTAAAGACTATCAACTAAAAAAATCGCCTACTACAAAACACATTAAAATTATGCCAAGATCAGTAAATTCAGTAGCCTCAAGAAAAAGAAGAAAAAAAATCTTGAAGGCAGCAAAAGGTTACTTTGGACGTAGAAAAAACGTTTACACAGTAGCAAAAAATGCGGTTGAAAAAGGTATGCTTTATGCATATAGAGACCGTAAAAACAATAAGAGAAACTTCCGTTCTTTATGGATTGTACGTATTAACGCTGCAGCTCGTTTACATGGAATGTCTTACTCTCAGTTTATGGGAAAAGTAAAAGCGAACAACATCGAATTAAACCGTAAGGTTTTAGCAGATTTAGCTGTAAACAACCCAGACGCTTTTAAGGCAGTTGTAGAGAAAATAAAATAAATATAAATACTTGCTTATATAATAAAAACCCAAACATAATCGTTTGGGTTTTTTTTATAGATTTGTAAATACGTCAAAAAAAACTTTAAAATGAAATTAAAATTTATCACTTTTTGTTTATTAATTAGCACAATGTTTTCATTTGCACAAGAAACATCTCAAGAAACAGTTAAAGAAGACAGCTCTTTAGAAGGGCAATTTGATAAAATCTACAGAACCTCCACTTCTTACCAAGCCTATAAAGTAATTAGTAAAGAGAAATTTCAAAAATTAAAACGAGATGTTTTAGACTCTATTAAAGCTTCTCAAAAACTCATTTCAGAAAAAGAAAATTTACTAAAAATAGAGAGAGATAACGTTCAGAAAATTCAAACTAATTTATCTAAAACTCAATTAGATTTAGAGACGGCTACTAACAAAGAAAATTCAATTTCTTTATTTGGCTTACAGCTTAGTAAAATTACTTATAACCTTATTTTATGGGGCATTATTTTAGCACTAACTTTAGCATTATCTTATTTTGCTTTTAAATTTTCTAGAAGCCATATTATTACAAAAGATGCACAAAGTAATCTTTTAGAGATAGAACAAGAATTTGAAAAGCATCGTAAAAAGTCTTTGGAAAGAGAACAAAAATTAAGAAGACAACTTCAAGATGAAATTAACAAACAGCGAAATAACTAAATTGTTTTTTTTATCTTAATAATATATTAAGCAATGCTTCTTATTGCTAATAAATCTTTATTATACTCTATATATTATGCCTTTATGTTATTAAAGTGATAATAATAATACTTCAGTAGGTAATACCTGATATTTTTTTGTTAATTTAACGTCGTTAATTCATAAACAAACCACGTTTATTAATCATTAAATTATCTTTTAAGCCTATGAAAGTACTTTTTTTTACAAGAGAGTTCCCTCCATACGTATATGGTGGAGCTGGAGTTCATGTTGAATATTTAGCAAATGAACTTGCTAAATTAATGGAAGTTGATATAAGGTGTTTTGGTGATCAAGACTCGAAAGGCAATAATTTAACTGTAAAAGGTTTTCCTTATGAAAACCCTATTTTTAATAATTCTAACGATAAATTAAAAGCAGTATTTAAAACACTAAGTACTGGACTCCACATGAATGCTGCTCCAATTAATGCAGATGTAGTTCATTGCCATACTTGGTACGCACATTTTGCAGGAATTGTAGCCAAACTTTGTTATGGAATTCCATTAGTAATTACCACACACTCTTTAGAACCTTTACGCCCTTGGAAAAGAGAACAATTAGGTCGTGGTTACGATACTTCTTCTTGGATAGAAAAAACCGCAATTGAAATGGCAGATGCTATTATTGCTGTTTCAAAAGAAACCAAAGAAGATGTTTTAAAATATTTTAATGTCGATAAAAAAAAAGTAAAAGTAATTTACAACGGAATTAATTTACAAGAATATGTAACTACTTCCGATAGCAATACTTTAGATGAATATGGAGTTGATAAAAATAAACCTTACGTACTTTTTGTAGGAAGAATTACAAGACAAAAGGGAATTATTCATTTAGTAAACGCCATAAAGTATATAGATCCAGATACCCAAATTGTACTTTGTGCTGGAGCTCCAGACACTCCAGAAATTGGAGAAGAAATGAAAAATGCTGTTAACGAAGTTCAAAAAACACGCAGTAATGTTATTTGGATTGATAAAATGGTAACTAAAAAAGAAATTATTCAACTATATTCTCATGCAGATGTTTTTTGTTGCCCATCTATTTACGAACCTTTTGGAATTATAAATATCGAAGCTATGGCGTGTGACACAGCAGTTGTTGCAAGTGCTGTTGGTGGAATAAAAGAAGTAGTTGTACATAATGAAACTGGAATATTAATTCCTGTTGAACAACAAAAATCGGCACCATTCGAACCTGTAGACCCAGATAAATTCGCCAAAGATTTAGCAGATGGAGTTAATAAAGTTATTAATAATCCTGAATTAAGAACATCGATGGCAAAAAAAGGAAGACAAAGAGTTGAAAAACATTTCGATTGGGTTGCAATTGCAAAACAAGTAGAAGAATTATACAAATCACTAAAAAACTAACCAGATGATAAACGATAAAGTATTAGGAATTATTTTAGGAGGAGGACAAGGTTCTCGACTATATCCCTTAACAGAAGATAGATCGAAACCAGCTGTACCAATTGCAGGGAAATATAGGTTGGTAGATATTCCTATTTCTAACTGCATTAATTCAAATATTAAAAGAATGTATGTTTTAACGCAGTTTAATTCTGCCTCTCTAAATCAACATATAAAAAATACCTATCATTTTAGTTTTTTTAGTTCAGCTTTTGTAGATGTTTTGGCTGCAGAACAAACGATACATAGCGACAAATGGTTCCAAGGAACAGCAGATGCAGTAAGGCAAAGTATGCATCATTTTTTACAAAACGATTTCGAATATGCATTAATACTTTCTGGTGACCAATTATATCAAATGGATTTTAATGATATGATTAAAAAACATAGAGAAAGTAACGCAGAAATTTCTATAGCAACCTATCCTGTAAATGCAAAAGATGCAACTTCTTTTGGTATTTTAAAAACTAACGACGAAAACACAATTACGTCTTTTATAGAAAAACCAAGTGAAGATTTATTACCAGATTGGACTTCCGACGTTAGCCAACAAATGAAAAATGAAGGTAGACACTATCTTGCTTCCATGGGAATTTATATCTTTAACAGAGATCTTCTGGTAAAATTAATGACCAACCCAGATACTGTAGATTTTGGAAAAGAAATTATTCCGCAAGCTATTGGAGAACATAAAACCTTAAGTTACCAATATGAAGGATATTGGACAGACATAGGAAATATAGACTCTTTCTTTGAAGCAAACCTTGGCTTGGCAGAAAATGTGCCGAAATTTAATTTGTACGACGAAGAAAACAGAATTTATACAAGAGCGAGAATTTTACCAACCTCTAAAGTTTCTGGAACAATGCTTCACAAAGCCGTTATTGGAGAAGGATGTATTATAAATGCAGCCAAAATAGACACTTGTGTAATTGGAATTCGTTCTAGAATTGGAAAAGAAGCAGTTGTTTCGAATACCTACATGATGGGTAATGATAGTTTTGAATCTTTAGAAGAAGTTGCCAATAATAAAATAGAAATTATGATGGGAATTGGAGATAGATGTCACATAAATAATTGTATTATTGATAAAAATTGCAGAATTGGAGACGACACCAAAATTAATGGAGGCCCTCATTTAGAAGATGCAGAAACAGACACTTATTTTATAAAAGATGGTATTGTAGTTATTAAAAAAGAGGCTACAATTCCTAAAGGAACCATTATTGGAATGAACTAATTTTAAATTCTTAAAACATTAAAAGAAAAACGAATTAATGCAAAATCAAAGTAGAATTGTAATAGAAAACATAGCTCCTCAATTAAACTGTGGAGCTGTTTTTATAAAACGTGTTGTAAACGAAATTGTAACTGTAACTGCAAATGTTTTGGTAGATGGACATGATGTTATCCAAGCAAGTTTATTATACAAACATAAAAGCGAAAAAACCTGGAAAGAAACAAGAATGCATTCAACAAATAACGACGAATATACTGCAAGTTTTCAAGTAACAAAACAAGGTTTTTACGAATATAAATTAGAAGGTTGGGTAGATTATCCTTTGAACTGGCAATATGGAATTGACAGAAAAATAGATGATTATCAACATGTAAAATCAGAACTTTTAGAAGGAGCAGAATTACTAAAACCAATCGTTAAAAAAGCAACAGCAGAAGAAAAAAAATATTTAAATTCTTTAATTGCCATTTTTAAAGATGAAGCAAAATATGCAGAAGCCATAAAAGAAGCAGTTTCTAATCAACTAAAAGAAATTCTAACAAAATATCCTATTAAATTATTAGTACAAGAAAGCAAATCTTTATCTGTTTATGTAGATAGATTAAAAGCGCGTTTTAGTACTTGGTACGAATTTTTCCCAAGATCAGCATCTAAAACTCAAGGCAAACATGGTACTTTTAAAGATTGCCACAGATTGTTACCTAGAATCGCACAAATGGGGTTTGACACCTTGTACTTCCCTCCTATTCATCCAATTGGAGCAATAAACAGAAAAGGAAAAAATAATACTACAGAAGCAGAAAAAAATGACGTGGGTTCTACTTGGGGAATTGGTTCTAAATATGGAGGACATAAAGATATTCATCCAGAATTGGGTTCTTTAGAAGATTTTAAAGAATTAGTAAAAGAAGCAAAAAAACAAGGAATTGAGGTTGCCATGGATTATGCTTTACAAGCAGCTCCAGACCATCCTTGGGTAAAAGAACACCCAGATTGGTTTAAATGGAGACCCGATGGAACTGTACAATATGCAGAAAATCCGCCAAAAAAATACCAAGACATTTTACCAATCTACTGGGAAACTGCAGATTACAAAAATCTTTGGCAAGAATGTTTAGACACTTTATTTTACTGGATAAACTGTGGAATTAATGTATTTAGAGTAGACAATCCACACACAAAACCTTACTATTTTTGGGGCTGGATTATTACAGAAGTAAAGAAAAAACACCCAGATGTATTATTTTTAGCAGAAGCATTTACGCGCCCGAAAATAATGCAACAATTAGCAAAACAAGGCTACACACAATCTTATACTTATTTTACCTGGCGAGAATCGAAACACGAGATTATCGAGTATATGAATGAATTGACAAAGACAGATCAAAAAGAATATATGCGTCCGAATTTCTGGCCAAATACACCAGATATAAATCCGTTTCATTTGCAAAACGCACCAGAAGCAAAATTCCTTTTACGATATGCTTTGGCAGGAACTTTAAGTTCTAATATTGGAATTTACGGACCCGTTTTCGAACAAATGCTTAGTGAGCCAATTGTTGGAAAAGAAGAATATTATATGTCAGAAAAGTTTCAACTTTGCCATTATAACTGGAACAAACAAAATAGATTAACAGAAATTATTTCGTCAATCAATTCTATCAGAAAAAATAACGAATCTTTTCAGCAAACAAATAATATACAATTTTGTGAAACAGGAAACGATAATTTAATCGCTTTCTATAAATGGAATCAAGACAAAACCAACGAAACTTTAACGGTTATTAGTTTAGATGCCTATCATACACAATCTGGTTCTGTTCAAGTACCTCTGCAACAATTAAATGTACATCAAGGGCAAAAAATAGAAGTACACGATTTAATTACAAACAACTCTTACAATTGGTATAACGAGTGGAATTATGTGGAACTAAATCCATATATACCCTTTCATATATTTAAAATTAACAAATAAATTATGACACAAACAAAAGTACACAGTCTTTTTACAGATTTTGACATTGATTTATTTAAAGCAGGAAAACATTATCGTTTATACGAAAAATTCGGTGCACACATTATTACTGTAGATGGTGTAAAAGGAACGTATTTTGCAGTTTGGGCACCAAGTGCAAAAGCCGTTTCTGTAATTGGAGACTTTAACTTTTGGCAAGAAAACGAACATCATTTAAATGTACGTTGGGATGGAAGTGGAATCTGGGAAGGTTTTATTCCTAATGTTGGCAAAGGAGCAATTTACAAATACAAAATTCGCAATTCTAGTAACAATGTAATTACCGAAAAAGCAGATCCATTTGCCAGAAGATGTGAGCATCCACCAAAAACAGCCTCTGTAGTTTGGGAAGATAATTATGCTTGGAAAGACAAAAAATGGATGAAAAACAGAAAGAAAAATAACGCATTAGATGCGCCTTACTCTGTCTATGAAGTTCATTTAGGTTCTTGGAAAAAGCAAGTTGAAGAAAATCGTTTTTTAAGTTATACTGAATTGGCAGACGAATTGGTAAACTATGTAAAAGACATGAATTTTACCCACGTAGAATTTATGCCAATTATGGAATATCCTTACGACCCAAGTTGGGGGTATCAATTAACAGGATATTTTGCTCCAACATCGCGTTTTGGTTTTCCAGATGAATTTAAATTTCTGGTCGATAAATTTCACGAAAACGGAATTGGTGTTCTATTAGATTGGGTTCCTTCTCATTTCCCTTCAGATGACCATGGTTTAGGATTTTTCGATGGTTCTCATTTATACGAACATCCAGATAGAAGAAAAGGATATCACCAAGATTGGAAAAGTTTAATTTTTAATTACGGAAGAAACGAAGTAAAAGCATTTTTAATTAGTAACGCCATTTTTTGGTTAGACCAATATCATGCAGATGGTTTACGAGTAGACGCAGTTGCATCTATGTTATTTTTAGATTATTCTAGAAAAGATGGCGAGTGGGAACCAAATATGTATGGTGGAAACGAATATTTAGAAGCTGTAGATTTTATAAAAGAAATGAATATAGCTGTTTATGAAACTTTCCCTGATGTGCAAACAATCGCAGAAGAATCTACTTCTTTCCCAAAAGTTTCTCGACCAATTTACGATGGTGGTTTAGGTTTTGGAATGAAATGGATGATGGGTTGGATGCACGATACTTTAGAGTATTTTGCCAAAGAACCTTTGTATAGAAAACATCATCAAAACGATGTAACCTTCAGTTTAAATTACGCATTTACAGAAAACTTTATGTTACCACTTTCGCACGACGAAGTTGTGTATGGAAAGAAATCTATCGTTTCTAAAATGCCTGGAGATGAGTGGCAACGTTTCGCAAATTTAAGATTAATGTACAGTTATATGTTTACACATCCTGGAACAAAATTATTGTTTCAAGGTGGCGAATTTGGGCAAACTTCCGAATGGAATTTCGAAGGAAGTTTAGATTGGCATTTATTGCAATACGATGTACATAAAGGAGCACAAACTTTGGTAAAAGAATTAAATAAATTCTACAAAAAAGAAAAAGCATTGCATCAAAAACAGTTTTCTCACGAAGGTTTCGAGTGGATAGATTATAGAGATCATCAAAATTCGGTGTTATCTTATATGAGAAAAGGAAAAAATGAAAAAGACAATGTAATTATTGTGCTGAATATGACTCCAATTCCTAGAGAAAAATACAGAATTGGTTTACCGAAAGCAGGTGAATTAAAAGAGGTTTTTAATAGTGATGATAAAAAGTTTCATGGAACAAACTTGTATAAAAATAAAATTTCTGTATCTGAAAAAAAGAAGTGGAATAATAGAGAAAACTCTATTGAACTAAACTTACCACCTTTGGCAATGATTGCTTTTAAATACCAATAAGAAAACCAATTAAATAGCTGTTTATTTTTACTATAGTATTGGTAAAAATAAACAGCTATTTTTTAATTCTTCAAAATATATACCCGCTATTTTTATAGGATTCTGAATAATATAAACGCTTCAATTTTATTCTTATTTTTATAGTATTTTAGCATTTTATTTATCATAAATAAACTAAAACGTTATCGTAAAAAAAGAACTTTCCAGATAATTCTATTCTAAACTTTTACGACTTTTACACGATTAAAAAAACAAGCAAATATATATGATTGTTAATACTGAATTAGAACAAAAAGGAAATCTTTTTCCTTCAGAAATAATAAAATACAAAAAAGACGTAGATACACTTTATTTTACGACTAATAACAATGTAGTTCTTCAATTAACTGTTATTAGAGACAGTGTTATTCGTTTTCGTTATTCCACTACTGGAAAATTCGACAACGACTTTTCTTACGGAGTTACAATTCATGCAAGTAGAGGATATAGCTTTTTAAAAGTTACAGAAAACGAGACACACTACGTAATTACAACTGCAAAATTAGTTTGTAAAGTAAAAAAGCAAAGTTTACAAGTTAGTTTATACGATGCTATAGACATGAAACTAATTAACGAAGACGAAATTGGTTTTCATTGGGAAGAAAGTTACGAATATGGTGGAGACATCGTAAAAATGAGTAAAACTTGCCAAAAAGCAGAAAGTTTTTATGGTTTAGGAGACAAGCCTGTAGATGTAAATATGAAAGGGAAACGTTTCGAAAACTGGGCAACAGATTCTTACGCTTTTGGTAAAAATACAGATCCTATTTACAAGGCAATTCCTTTTTACACAGCTATCCAAGATAACAAAGCGTATGGAATTTTCTTCGACAATACGTTTAAATCTCATTTCGATTTCGCGCACGAGAGAAGAAATGTAACTAGTTTTTGGGCACAAGGTGGAGAGATGAATTATTATTTTATTTACGGTCCAGATATGAACGACGTAGTTAGAAATTACACAGATTTAACTGGAAAACCGCATGCTTTACCTCCATTATGGGCTTTAGGATTCCACCAATGTAAATGGAGTTACTATCCAGAAAGTAATGTTAAAGAAGTTACTAAAACGTTTAGAGATTTAAAAATACCTTGTGATGCTATTTATTTAGACATCGATTATATGGATGGTTTCCGTTGTTTTACTTGGGATAAAAATCATTTTCCTAACCCCAAAAAAATGGTAAAAGAATTAGAAAACGATGGTTTTAAAACGGTGGTTATTATAGATCCAGGAATTAAAATTGATTTGGAATATGATGTTTTTAAAGAAGCATTAGACAAAGATTATTTCTGTAAACGTGCAGATGGACCTTACATGAAAGGTAAAGTTTGGCCTGGAGAATGTTATTTCCCAGATTACACAAGACCAGAAGTAAGAGATTGGTGGGCAGGTTTGTTTAAAGAATTAATTGAAGATATTGGTGTAAAAGGTGTTTGGAACGATATGAACGAACCTGCAGTTATGGACGTTCCTAACAAATCATTTCCAAACGATGTTCGTCATGACTATGATGGAAACCCTTGTTCTCATAGAAAAGCACACAATATTTACGGAACACAAATGGCACGTGCAACCTACCATGGTTTAAAGAAATATGCGTATCCAAAAAGACCTTTTGTAATTACAAGATCTGCTTATGCTGGTGCCCAAAGATATACATCTACTTGGTTTGGAGACAATGTGGCAACTTGGGAACATTTAGCTGTAGCA from the Polaribacter cellanae genome contains:
- a CDS encoding glucose-1-phosphate adenylyltransferase, whose product is MINDKVLGIILGGGQGSRLYPLTEDRSKPAVPIAGKYRLVDIPISNCINSNIKRMYVLTQFNSASLNQHIKNTYHFSFFSSAFVDVLAAEQTIHSDKWFQGTADAVRQSMHHFLQNDFEYALILSGDQLYQMDFNDMIKKHRESNAEISIATYPVNAKDATSFGILKTNDENTITSFIEKPSEDLLPDWTSDVSQQMKNEGRHYLASMGIYIFNRDLLVKLMTNPDTVDFGKEIIPQAIGEHKTLSYQYEGYWTDIGNIDSFFEANLGLAENVPKFNLYDEENRIYTRARILPTSKVSGTMLHKAVIGEGCIINAAKIDTCVIGIRSRIGKEAVVSNTYMMGNDSFESLEEVANNKIEIMMGIGDRCHINNCIIDKNCRIGDDTKINGGPHLEDAETDTYFIKDGIVVIKKEATIPKGTIIGMN
- the infC gene encoding translation initiation factor IF-3; translation: MKEDQHRINEKIKYVDEVRLVGDNVEVGVYPLDKAKELAKEQELDLVEISPKAKPPVCKIIDYKKFLYEQKKREKALKSKATKVTIKEIRFGPQTDEHDYEFKKKHAIKFLQDGAKLKAFVFFKGRSIIFKEQGQILLLKLAQELEEYGKVEQLPKLEGKRMIMFIAPKKVK
- the rpmI gene encoding 50S ribosomal protein L35 — translated: MPKMKTKSSAKKRFKVTGTGKIKRKHAFKSHILTKKSKKRKLKLTHDTLVHKADESNIKQQLNLK
- the thrS gene encoding threonine--tRNA ligase: MIKITLPDGSIKEFAVNSTPMDVAKSISEGFARNVISASFNGTTIETSTPLTTDGSLVLFTFNDDDGKKAFWHSSAHVLAEAILSFYPNAKLTIGPAIDNGFYYDVDLGDAVISDKDFPAIEKKFLEIARGKHEFSIRSISKADALSLYKKENNEYKIELIENLTDGDITFCDHSNFTDLCRGGHIPNTGIIKAVKIMSVAGAYWRGDEKNNQLTRVYGISFPKQKMLTEYLEILEEAKKRDHRKLGKELELFTFSQKVGAGLPLWLPKGAALRARLEDFLKAAQKKAGYEMVMTPHIGQKELYVTSGHYEKYGEDSFQAIKTPKMDEEFLLKPMNCPHHCEVYNFKPYSYKDLPKRFAEFGTVYRYEQSGELHGLTRVRGFTQDDAHIFCTPEQLDQEFKDVIDLVLYVFGSLGFEDFTAQVSIRDKSNPDKYIGDTETWEIAEQAIINAATDKGLDFVIEEGEAAFYGPKLDFMVKDALGRSWQLGTIQVDYNLPKRFDLTYTGSDNQSHRPVMIHRAPFGSMERFIAVLLEHTGGNFPLWLTPDQVILLPISDKYQKYSEKVLESLENSEIRALVDNRSEKTGRKIRDAEVGKIPFMVIVGEKEAQDGTVSVRKHGEGDIGTFTIEEFISLIKAEESKTLKKF
- the glgB gene encoding 1,4-alpha-glucan branching protein GlgB, producing MTQTKVHSLFTDFDIDLFKAGKHYRLYEKFGAHIITVDGVKGTYFAVWAPSAKAVSVIGDFNFWQENEHHLNVRWDGSGIWEGFIPNVGKGAIYKYKIRNSSNNVITEKADPFARRCEHPPKTASVVWEDNYAWKDKKWMKNRKKNNALDAPYSVYEVHLGSWKKQVEENRFLSYTELADELVNYVKDMNFTHVEFMPIMEYPYDPSWGYQLTGYFAPTSRFGFPDEFKFLVDKFHENGIGVLLDWVPSHFPSDDHGLGFFDGSHLYEHPDRRKGYHQDWKSLIFNYGRNEVKAFLISNAIFWLDQYHADGLRVDAVASMLFLDYSRKDGEWEPNMYGGNEYLEAVDFIKEMNIAVYETFPDVQTIAEESTSFPKVSRPIYDGGLGFGMKWMMGWMHDTLEYFAKEPLYRKHHQNDVTFSLNYAFTENFMLPLSHDEVVYGKKSIVSKMPGDEWQRFANLRLMYSYMFTHPGTKLLFQGGEFGQTSEWNFEGSLDWHLLQYDVHKGAQTLVKELNKFYKKEKALHQKQFSHEGFEWIDYRDHQNSVLSYMRKGKNEKDNVIIVLNMTPIPREKYRIGLPKAGELKEVFNSDDKKFHGTNLYKNKISVSEKKKWNNRENSIELNLPPLAMIAFKYQ
- the glgA gene encoding glycogen synthase; this translates as MKVLFFTREFPPYVYGGAGVHVEYLANELAKLMEVDIRCFGDQDSKGNNLTVKGFPYENPIFNNSNDKLKAVFKTLSTGLHMNAAPINADVVHCHTWYAHFAGIVAKLCYGIPLVITTHSLEPLRPWKREQLGRGYDTSSWIEKTAIEMADAIIAVSKETKEDVLKYFNVDKKKVKVIYNGINLQEYVTTSDSNTLDEYGVDKNKPYVLFVGRITRQKGIIHLVNAIKYIDPDTQIVLCAGAPDTPEIGEEMKNAVNEVQKTRSNVIWIDKMVTKKEIIQLYSHADVFCCPSIYEPFGIINIEAMACDTAVVASAVGGIKEVVVHNETGILIPVEQQKSAPFEPVDPDKFAKDLADGVNKVINNPELRTSMAKKGRQRVEKHFDWVAIAKQVEELYKSLKN
- a CDS encoding alpha-1,4-glucan--maltose-1-phosphate maltosyltransferase; this encodes MQNQSRIVIENIAPQLNCGAVFIKRVVNEIVTVTANVLVDGHDVIQASLLYKHKSEKTWKETRMHSTNNDEYTASFQVTKQGFYEYKLEGWVDYPLNWQYGIDRKIDDYQHVKSELLEGAELLKPIVKKATAEEKKYLNSLIAIFKDEAKYAEAIKEAVSNQLKEILTKYPIKLLVQESKSLSVYVDRLKARFSTWYEFFPRSASKTQGKHGTFKDCHRLLPRIAQMGFDTLYFPPIHPIGAINRKGKNNTTEAEKNDVGSTWGIGSKYGGHKDIHPELGSLEDFKELVKEAKKQGIEVAMDYALQAAPDHPWVKEHPDWFKWRPDGTVQYAENPPKKYQDILPIYWETADYKNLWQECLDTLFYWINCGINVFRVDNPHTKPYYFWGWIITEVKKKHPDVLFLAEAFTRPKIMQQLAKQGYTQSYTYFTWRESKHEIIEYMNELTKTDQKEYMRPNFWPNTPDINPFHLQNAPEAKFLLRYALAGTLSSNIGIYGPVFEQMLSEPIVGKEEYYMSEKFQLCHYNWNKQNRLTEIISSINSIRKNNESFQQTNNIQFCETGNDNLIAFYKWNQDKTNETLTVISLDAYHTQSGSVQVPLQQLNVHQGQKIEVHDLITNNSYNWYNEWNYVELNPYIPFHIFKINK
- the rplT gene encoding 50S ribosomal protein L20, which produces MPRSVNSVASRKRRKKILKAAKGYFGRRKNVYTVAKNAVEKGMLYAYRDRKNNKRNFRSLWIVRINAAARLHGMSYSQFMGKVKANNIELNRKVLADLAVNNPDAFKAVVEKIK